The nucleotide sequence AACTATTCTCGCAAACACAATACTTCTGCGACGAAAAGCTGCACTGCAAGAGCAATGCCTATATCGTTCGGATATATAATTTATGTTGAAGATTTATTCTTTTCTTGTTAACTCGAGCAGGCAAAACCGCTAGTCTTTGTATGCTACAAAGAACCAGCGCTTTGATTTCTCTGATGCTGCTTCGTCTGTAAAATCAGAAAATGCTTCGACTTTCGAAAAGCCGCTGTTTTCCAGCATTCTTAGATAACTTTCCAATGGATAGGTACGCTCTTGATGTAGTTCATCTTCACGAATAAATCGACCAGACCCTTCTTGTTCTTCAACGAAAAAGGTAAGAAAATGTTCGATGCTGTGTTTCTCGCTTCCTGGATAACTATCCCACAAAAAAGCAAAATTATCCCCTTGATAATGATAGCTATATTCTGGAAAAACTTCATCTACTTGATAGGTGGAGTGTACGTCAAATAAAAATCGGCCATTTTCTTCTAACGCTTGATAGACTTCATCAAACACTTGCTGTACCTCTTGTCTATTTTTCATATAGCACAGCGAATCAGAAAAACAGGTAATTGCCTGATATTGTCCGATTTCTGATAAATCGAGCATATTGCCTTCCACAAATTGGATCGATGCGTCTTCTTCATATGCTCGCTGGCTGGCAATCATCAACATCTCTTCTGAAAGGTCTAACCCTGTCACTTTATATCCATCTTTTGCAAAGGCAACCGCTAATGCTCCAGTACCGCATGCCAGTTCCAAAATATTTTTTGTGTCTTCTTGTAAATGACGTTTCGAAAAAGCTAGCCATTGCTGATAAAGTGTTTCGTCCATCACTTCATCGTAAATGAAAGCAAATGTTTCATAAGCCATATGTTAATCCAACCATTCACTAAGATCGACTAGCGGAGCATCTGACCATAGTTTTTCCAGATTATAGAAACTTCGTTCTGGTGCATGGAAAACATGTACGATCACATCTCCAAGATCGATCAATACCCATTTTCCGCCTTCTTTTCCTTCAATACGTTTTACTTCATATTTGTTTTCTTCTTCTTTATCAATGATTTCTTCTGTAATTGCGTTGATTTGACGTTCGCTATTTGCTGAACAGATCATGAAATAATCTGCCAACAAGGAAACATTTCGAACGTCTAAAGCGATAATGTCTTCTGCCCGTTTTGAATCTGCTGCTTCAACCGCAATTTTTAATTGTTCTTTACTATCTATGATGATTTCCTCCTAATATGAGCAGCTTATTTTTTTGCTACCCAGTAATTATATGTTTCGATTGTTTTTGGATAAATCTGTTGTTCTTGCGCAAGCAAATGGGCCAATGTATGTTTTGTTTCAAATGCTACAGCTTCGTCTAGATCAGCCCATGCAATGGCTCGTGCATCTTGTACCCCAGGAAAATCTCGACCTGGTTCAATATAGTCTGCTACATAAATGATTTTGTCAAGGAGACTCATCTTAGCAGCCCCAGTCGTATGCACCCGGATTGCATGAAGAATCTCTGCATCGGTGATTCCTAATTCCCGCTCTACAAACGAAGCGCCAACAAGACCATGCCAGATTGCATTATTATAATTCAATAACTCTGGATCAAAACCGTCTCTTACGATTACCATTTTGAACTCCTCATCTGGTCGTTCTTTTGCATAATCATGTGTCAATGCAGCAATACTAGCTTTTTCAGGAGAAGCACCGTATTTTTTGGCAAGAGCCACGGCTGTTTCTTCTACTCCAAGCACATGCTTGAAGCGTTGTTCGCTCATTCTCATCTGTATTTTTTGCATCAGGTTTTCTCTAGAATAAGCAGTATATTCATTACTATAGTCCATATTCATACAACCCTTCATTTTGAATATAATCAATTACTTTATCTGGAACAAGGTAGCGGATAGAACAGCCTTCTTTGATCTTTTGACGTATTTTCGTGGAACTGATGTCGATCTCAGGTACATCTACCCAAATTACAGGATATGGAGTATCCGCTGTGTATCCTGGTCGACGTATACCCACAAAGTTGACCATAGAAGTCAGCTCATCGATTTTATACCATTTTGGCAAATATTCTACCATATCCCCACCGATAATAAAGTAATAATCTGTATCCGGATTGTTTTGCGTCAATTCCTTCATAGTATCATAGGTGTAACTTTTCCCTCCACGAGCTAATTCAATCGTTTCAATCTGCAAAAAAGGATTGTCTTCCACAGCTAATTCCAACATGTTGAGTCGATGTTTTGCATCAATCGTCTGTTTCTCATCAACATGAGGTGGCTGATAAGAAGGCATCAAAAATACGCGGTCAAGACCTAAATTCCGGCCAGCTTGTTCAGCCATCACTAAATGTGCAAGGTGAACGGGATTGAATGTTCCGCCCAAGATCCCTACTTGCTTTTTCTTCTCTAAGAATTGAGGCATTTCTTCAGGAAATAATTGTGAACGAACAAATGTCTTAGCTTGCGTATTCATCATGGTCACTCCTTATATTGCTTTTACTTCTTTTGATAGCCTTTGATACTTTTCTTTTGTGGAAGGTTTGTATAATACAATAACACGTCCAATGATTTGGACGATTTCGCAATCTATTTCTTTTTCTAATACTTGAGCTGCTTCTTCTACAATCTCATCTGTATTTTGAAGTAACGATACTTTGATCAGTTCTCTTTTTTCTAAAGCTTCTTCAATTTGAACGATCATTGCTGAATTGATCCCACCTTTTCCGATTTGAAAAATCGGCTGAAGATGATGCGCTTTGCTACGTAAAAAACGCTTTTGTTTTCCTCTTAAACTCATAATTTTCCTTCTTCCTTAAATCAATGCTTTGCGTTTCAATACATCTACACCCTTTGGCGCCCAGCCCGCAATTACTGCTGGCGCTGTTACAGTGATCCAGCCTAGACCGGCAAAAACGATGTCTGTTTTTTCTTTCACAGAAAAATCAAAACGAACAAGCTCCGGAAATGCCTCGACTTCATCAGGACGAGGAGGCTGTAATAATCCACCTACATGTTTTTGATAAAATTCGTCTGCTTTTTCCAGTTTCGTTCGATGAATATTTACATCATTTGACACATAAGCAATAAATGAAGCACGATTGCCGCTGATAAAATCAAATCTTGCAAGTCCGCCCAAGAAAAGTGTTTGCCCTTCATTCAGCTGATAAACTTTAGGTTTGATTTCTTTTAACGGTGCAATGATCCGCAAATCTTTTTTACCTAAGTAGTGCGCCATTTGATGGCGATGGATAATTCCCGGTGTATCAATCAAAAAATGCCCGTCATCTAAAGGAATCTCGATTTTATCCAAGGTCGTTCCTGGAAACTGCGAAGTTGTGATTACATCTTGTACTCCCGCTGTATTTTTGATGATTTGATTGATAAGCGTCGATTTTCCGACATTTGTTACTCCGACGATATAGACATCCCGTCCATCGCGGTATTCTTCGATTTTTTCTAATAGTTCCGTCATCTCATGAGATTTC is from Enterococcus faecium and encodes:
- a CDS encoding class I SAM-dependent DNA methyltransferase gives rise to the protein MAYETFAFIYDEVMDETLYQQWLAFSKRHLQEDTKNILELACGTGALAVAFAKDGYKVTGLDLSEEMLMIASQRAYEEDASIQFVEGNMLDLSEIGQYQAITCFSDSLCYMKNRQEVQQVFDEVYQALEENGRFLFDVHSTYQVDEVFPEYSYHYQGDNFAFLWDSYPGSEKHSIEHFLTFFVEEQEGSGRFIREDELHQERTYPLESYLRMLENSGFSKVEAFSDFTDEAASEKSKRWFFVAYKD
- the rsfS gene encoding ribosome silencing factor — encoded protein: MIIDSKEQLKIAVEAADSKRAEDIIALDVRNVSLLADYFMICSANSERQINAITEEIIDKEEENKYEVKRIEGKEGGKWVLIDLGDVIVHVFHAPERSFYNLEKLWSDAPLVDLSEWLD
- the yqeK gene encoding bis(5'-nucleosyl)-tetraphosphatase (symmetrical) YqeK, whose translation is MNMDYSNEYTAYSRENLMQKIQMRMSEQRFKHVLGVEETAVALAKKYGASPEKASIAALTHDYAKERPDEEFKMVIVRDGFDPELLNYNNAIWHGLVGASFVERELGITDAEILHAIRVHTTGAAKMSLLDKIIYVADYIEPGRDFPGVQDARAIAWADLDEAVAFETKHTLAHLLAQEQQIYPKTIETYNYWVAKK
- a CDS encoding nicotinate-nucleotide adenylyltransferase, with amino-acid sequence MMNTQAKTFVRSQLFPEEMPQFLEKKKQVGILGGTFNPVHLAHLVMAEQAGRNLGLDRVFLMPSYQPPHVDEKQTIDAKHRLNMLELAVEDNPFLQIETIELARGGKSYTYDTMKELTQNNPDTDYYFIIGGDMVEYLPKWYKIDELTSMVNFVGIRRPGYTADTPYPVIWVDVPEIDISSTKIRQKIKEGCSIRYLVPDKVIDYIQNEGLYEYGL
- the yhbY gene encoding ribosome assembly RNA-binding protein YhbY is translated as MSLRGKQKRFLRSKAHHLQPIFQIGKGGINSAMIVQIEEALEKRELIKVSLLQNTDEIVEEAAQVLEKEIDCEIVQIIGRVIVLYKPSTKEKYQRLSKEVKAI
- the yqeH gene encoding ribosome biogenesis GTPase YqeH, with amino-acid sequence MTEELQCIGCGAVIQTNKPGELGYTPQTALEKGLASGEVYCQRCFRLRHYNEIQDVSLTDDDFLRLLNELGQKDALIVNVVDIFDFNGSLIPGLHRFVGDNPVLLVGNKVDILPKSLKKTKLTQWMKERAYEAGIRPVDVLLTSAKKSHEMTELLEKIEEYRDGRDVYIVGVTNVGKSTLINQIIKNTAGVQDVITTSQFPGTTLDKIEIPLDDGHFLIDTPGIIHRHQMAHYLGKKDLRIIAPLKEIKPKVYQLNEGQTLFLGGLARFDFISGNRASFIAYVSNDVNIHRTKLEKADEFYQKHVGGLLQPPRPDEVEAFPELVRFDFSVKEKTDIVFAGLGWITVTAPAVIAGWAPKGVDVLKRKALI